The Limnothrix sp. FACHB-406 nucleotide sequence TGCGCTCCTGATCGGGAGATCGGCCGGCGTTGGCGATCAAGACGGCGGCTTCGGTGGGGCTAAGCAAGACCCAATCGGTCAGCATTTGCACCCATTCACCAAAGGGGCGATCGACCTGAGCCACCCAAGTACTGAGCTGACCCAGAAAATCGGGAGGATTGATCGCCCCACCGCGCAGGGCCAAAGCCACCGCGCCAGCAATGGCAACGGCTCCCGCAGAGCAACGCGGATCTTGGTGCGTAATGTACCCTTGGTCGCAGGCGGCGGCAATCAGTTTGTCGGGATCATGGCTAAAGAACCACCCGATCGGGGCCGCTCGCATGGCGCTGCCGTTGCCAGCGGAAGGGGCTGGAACCCCCGCCTCATGCCAGGGAACCCCTTGAATTAACCGCTCGGCGGCCGATTCGGTGGCTAGTCCCCGGCCCACAATTCGCTCTTCCGCGAAGATGGCGGCAATTCTGGCCGCATAATCTGCGGGATCAAACCCTCCTTGGGCCACGTAGCTTTGTGCCAACTCGCGAGCCAGTTGGGAATCGTCCGTATATTGACCAAAAGGGAAGGGAAATCGATCCCGATCGCCAATTTGCTGAAGCCGGACTTCTTGGGCCACAAAGTTGGCACAAACTTCCGGTGGGTAGCCCTCCACCCGACAACCCACCGCATCAGCCAAACATTGCCCCACCAAACTGCCGGCAAACTGATCAGGACTGGGAATCAACATCAAGAGAGAACCTCAAGACGTAGAATTTGTCCTCAACATACCCAAGGCTGAGCCAGTTTTTGCCGATGGTTCAGGTTCCCCGTGCCTGCCAGCGTGGGCCCCTTCAAAGTTCCAGCACGGCCAAGGTGATATCGGCGGCCCGTTGGATTTGGAAACCCAGTTTTTCGCACAGATGACGCATAGGGGCGTTGTTGGGCAAAATTTCGCCCCGCAGTCGATCGATCTTTTCGTCGCGGGCAATGGCAACCAACCGCTGCAAAAGTTCCGTGCCTAGCCCTTGATTTTGGTAGCGATCGCGAATGAGCATCGCAAACTCCGCTTCATTGGAGCCATGCAGCTTGCTAATGCGGCTGACTCCCAAAATTTCCCGTTCTTCACTGGGATCGCGCCCCTCCGCCACCAGGGCCATTTCCCGATCGTAGTCAATGAAGCAAATCCGCGACAGACGCTCGTGGCTAATCCGCTGGCTCAGTTTCAGGGCGTGGAAATAGCGCAGATAAACCGTTTGTTCCGACAAACTCTCGTGGAAACGCACCAAAGGCGGTTCATCCTCCGGGCGAATGGGGCGAATATTGACCGTTGTGCCGTCGCGCAGGGTCCAGGGGGTCGCGTATTGAATGGGATAAGGGCGGATGGCCGGCCGGGGCAACGTTGCCGGATCCATGGGCGGGTGCAACACCACCCTCGCATCCAGGGCAATCAGCGAACTGGTGGTTCCGGTGGCCACGGCCTGGCCAGCCTCGCGGGCGAGGAGGGGATTGATGTCAATTTCCTTAATCCAGGGCTGTTCCACCACCAGTTGGCTGAAACGCACCAGGAGTTGCTCCAGGGCGGCCAAGTCCACGGGGGCCCGACCGCGTACCCCTTGCAGGGCTTTGTAAATCCGGGTTTGTTCCATCATCCGCCGGGCCAGGGTGGTGTTGAGCGGGGGCAGGCCCAGGGCGCGATCGCGGAACACCTCCACCAACTGACCGCCCAACCCAAACAGCAACACGGGGCCAAATTGTGGATCCACACTACTGCCCAGAATTAGCTCATAGCCATCTAACTTGAGCATGGGTTGCACGGTGACCCCCAAAAAGTCCGCTGTGAGGACGCGCCGTTGGGGATCTGCATCCCCTTCTTCGGTGTAGCTGCTGGTTTGTGGGGACTTGTGACGGTTGGCGATCGCCACGCCGGCCACGATCGCCAGGTAAGCCCAGCGCACCTCATTAGCATTTTGCAAATTCAGCCGCACACCACCCACATCGCTCTTGTGGGTGATGGTTTCGGAATAGAGCTTGAGGGCCACGGGATAGCCAATGTCGTTGGCAATTTCCACGGCCTCTTCGAGCTTGGTGGCGATGCGGGTTTCCACCACGGGAATTCCATAGGCGGCCAGGATTTGCTTGGCTTCAAATTCCGTGAGTAGATTGCGGCCCACCGCTTGGGCTTGCTGAATGATCCGAGTGACGGCGGCTCGATCGGGTTCGGCGGCAAAACTACCCGCGACCGCATTGGGGGTTTCATACAGTCCCCGCAGGTTGTAGCTGTAGCGCCACATGTAGTTGAACACCCGGGTGGCCGCGTCGGGGTAGGGGAGGGTGAAGATGCCCGCTTGGTTCAAAATGGCCTCGCCAGCGGCCACGGCCGAGCCGCCCATCCAACTGGCCAAGATCGGCTTCCCGCAATGGGCATAGGGCCGCAGCCGCTCAGCAATTTGGGTGGGATCGGTCATGGCCTGGGGGGTGAGGATGGTCAGCAGCCCGTCTCCGTTGGGATCGGCGGCGGCGATTTCCAAGGCCTGGGAATAGCGATCGGGGTCGGCATCTCCCAAAATGTCGATCGGGTTGCGGCGGCTCCAACTGGGCGGCAACACTTGATCTAACCGCTCGATCGTCTCCGGTGACAGCTCGGCCAAGTCGCCCCCGCCGGAAACCACCTCATCGGCCGCCAACACCCCAGGGCCGCCCGCATTGGTCAGCACAATCAACTTGCGCCCCCGGGGGCGAGGTTGCTTGGCCAGCACTTCGGTCATGTCGAACAGGTCTTCGATCGTCTCGACGCGCAACACCCCCGATCGCCGGAAGGCCGCATCCAACACCGCGTCACTACCCGACAGCGATCCCGTGTGGGAGGCGGCCGCCTGGGCTGCCGCTTCCGTGCGTCCCACCTTGATCACCATGATCGGTTTTTGCAGCGCCACTTCTCGCGCTGCCGACAGGAAGGCCCGCGCATCCCCCACCGATTCCATGTAAATAGCGATCGTGTGGGTGCGGGGATCATCGCCCAGGTATTCAATCAGGTCGCCCCAGCCCACATCCAGCATTGACCCGATCGACACAAAGGAACTGAAGCCCACCTGTTCCCGGAAGCTCCAATCCAAAATCGCCGTACACATGGCCCCGCTTTGGCTCAGGAATGCCACATTTCCCGGCCGGGCCATGGCGCTGGCAAAGGTGGCGTTCAAACCGGAAATCGGATTCATTACCCCCAAGCAGTTGGGGCCCACCACCCGCATGTTGTAGCGGCGGGCTTCGGTCAGGAGTCGTTTTTCTAGTTCAATGCCAGCGGGGCCAATTTCCTTGAAGCCCGCAGACAGGACGATCGCCCCGCGTACCCCTGCCTGGCCACAATCGCGAATCAAGTCCGGAACGGTGGCCGCTGGGGTGGCAATCACCGCCAAATCCACGGTTTCGGGCACTTCCGCGATCGAGGGATAGGCCCTGACTCCCAACACGTTCGATCGCTTGGGATTAATGGGAAACACCGTGCCCCCAAAGGGGTTTTGCAACAAATTGGTCAAAAGCGTGCGCCCCACACTCCCTTCACGATCGGTTGCGCCAATCAGCGCCACACTCCGAGGCACAAAAATTGCATCCAAAGGATGGCGATCGGGAGAGACTTCAAGGGCGATGGAAGCAACTGTCATAGCCAGCGACCTACGTGAATGCAATAGGTAAAGAAGACAAAGGGGCAATGCCGGGCCCATGGCCCAATTGTTCAGATCAACGCAACACCGCTCAGGCAGCCCCAAGGTCGCAATTCATCCCGGCCCTAGCGTTCGTTTGGGGTTGACACCATCGCCGCAATCTCAATTGACGGCATTTGCGGGGATGCAGGCCATGGGGCTGGCTGCCGCTCGGAGGTTAGGGAATCTGTCGATCGTGAAGTCTTGATCCGATCTTGACCCGACTTGATGGGGAATTCCCTAAATCGCATACAGTTTTTTCGATTCAGCGTTTTCAATTCCGCGTTATTGATGCAGCGCCCTGATATTGCCTCCTCAATAACATTGGGAACATCAGGAAAGGGGAATTCCAAGAAATCTGAACGAACTTTGAAAAATCTGACAAGTTTGGTGTCACTCAAGATGCCTACCAAGATGCCCATCAATTGGACCCCGAAGGACGGCGGATATAGCCCAGTAGGGATTGGGGATTCACCCAGCGGGCGCGGGATCCTAGCCGATCGAGCAGGTTAGCCCGCAGCCTTGGGGAACATAAACCAATCAACAGTAATCCCAACAAAGCTTTCACTGCTCCGGGCGATCGCCCAAAGGCCGGGTCATGGCCCAAGAGATGCCAACCCAATTGCCAACCGAGCAGCCCTTGGCGATCGGGTGGGTTCAGTCGCAGGGTCACGGCATCCAGGCGCGGGGCCAGATATTTATAGAGCAAATATTTATAGAAATTGCCAAAGGCGATCGGCCCATGAATGGCCAGGTGGGGATGCTGGGCGATGGCTTGCCGCAAACAGGCCAACCCCGATCGCGCAATGCGGGCCACATTCGCCGACTGGGATCCCGCTGCCATCCGATAGAGCACCTGCACCCGGGGCACGCAAACCAGGGGAAACCGGGCCGCCAACCGCAACCACAAATCCCAATCCTCTGAGGGAACCAGGGTGGGATCAAAGGGGGCAATCGGGCGGGGATCGGCGGGATTCGGCCAGCCCACGGCCGCCAGGGCGGATCGGCGGATCAGCGGGTTAGAGCCATTTTCTAAAAAATTGAGCTGTAACAAAGCGGGCAGCACGGCCCCTTCCAGGCTGACATAGCTGCCTCGGTGGGAAAACGCTGCCCGATCGTCCACGTAGTCCGTCCAGCTATAGGCCAAGGCGGCCTGGGGATTGGCGGCCAAGGCCGCCTTCTGGGCCGCCAATTTGTCCGGAGTCCACCAATCATCCGCATCGAGAAAGGCAATCCATTGGCCCCGTGCTTGGGCTAAGCCTCGGTTTCGGGCGATCGCCTGGCCGCCGTTGGCAAACCGGAATGGCCGCACCCGAGCATCCCGCGCGGCCCAAGCCTGCAAGCAATCCCAGGTCTGGTCGATCGACCCGTCATCCACCACCACAATTTCAAAATCTGGGTCGGTTTGGGCCAACACAGAGGCGATCGTCTGGGAAAGGGTCGCCGCTGCGTTGTAGGCCGGAATGATCACTGAGATCGCTGGGTTGGGCATTGCTGAATCCGATCTTGTGGCGTTGGGCATTGCTGCTTCGGACATTGGGTTATAACGACAGGCCGCCTCAAAAACAGCAATCGAAAACGGAACTTTCGCGATCGCCGCCTACAATTTTGGCAATGCTGCAAGGGGCCCCACTGCCCTGCCACCCATGAACCGCCGATCGTCCGCCGCTTCCACCCCGATCGCCACCTCCGGGGTCACACCGCAGTTTTCTAGCCAAGATTGGCAACGCTTGAAACGGGTTCGGGCGATCGCCACCCTGATGGACAACGCGATCGAACTGCCGATTGTGCGCTACCGGGTGGGCCTCGATCCCGTGATTGGCCTGCTCCCGATCGGGGGAGACCTGGTGAGTTTTTTGCTGTCGGTTTATCTGGTTTGGGAGTCGGCCCGCCTGGGCACACCGCCCGCCCTGCTCACCCGCATGACTGTGAATATTGCCTTGGAAACCCTGGCCGGCGCGGTTCCGGCCCTCGGGGATTTGGTGGATGTGGCCTGGAAGGCCAATGCCCAAAATTTGCAGTTGCTGGAAGCCCATTTGCACGCACCTGATCGGGGGCCGGGGCGCGTGTCCAAACGGTTTGTGTTGCTGTTGATTGGGGGCCTGCTGCTGCTGACGATCGCCACGGCCAGCCTCAGCCTGTGGTTGCTGCAACTGGCTTGGCAGACTCTCGTTGGTGCATAGGTTTCGGGAATTGGAGCATCGGCCCTAGGTCTGGATGGGTTCGTTGCGGCTAGGGTCGCCCAAAAACGGCTCGATCGGGGGCGGTATTACTACCGGTTGCGGTGGGCCACCCCATTGGGTTTGTAAGTCCGTGAGGAGTTTGTCTTGCTCCGCCCGCAGGCTGTTGACTTTGGTGCTGCGGTTTTGGATTGAAAACCAAACCAAGCCCCGATCGCGCGTGGGCAAAAACCCAGACAGGGCACTGACATTAAACAAACTGCCGGTTTTGACAGCGGAACCGGCGGGCATTTTGCGCCGGGCAATGGTTCCCCGATCGCGCCCGGCCATGGGCAACAGGGCCGCAACGCCCTCCGGAATGCCCAGCACTTGCAAGCGCCGTTCCAAAGCAATCCCGATCGCGGTGATCGCCCTGGGAGAAAAAGCATTGCCCTGGCCCAAACCGGAGCCATTGAGCGATCGCAATTCCGTTTCTGAGAGACCCGTGAGCGATCGCAACTGTTGCGCCACCTTCACGCCGCCGCCCATCTGGCGGGCCAGGGTTTCGGCCATGAAGTTATTGCTGTAGAGGTTCATTTGCTTCAGCAAACTCAGCAACGGCAGCGATCGATGGCGAATCAACAAGCGCCGGCCCGCTACGGGCGTGGTCGTGCCCGGTGTGGTGGTGGCGTTGGGCAGTTGGTTGGGCGAAGCCGAGGGCAGGGCATCCAACGCCGGCCGCACCGTTCCCGCAATCACCACCTGGGGCTTGGCTGTGCCGGGGGGCATGGCTCCATGGACACGGGTGAGCAAGGGCGACCAAGCCGCTTCATTGATCCCTTGGCGCAGTAAGGTTCCGCCCAGGGCTGGCCCCGGTGGGTTAGGGTCTTCTGGATCGGGCAAAAAGTTCATCTCAAAGCGCCCTTCAATCACCAGATCGCCGGTTACCCGGTTGATGCCCAATTGCTGGAGCGCATTCCCAAGGGCGATCGCCTCTTCCCAAACAAACATCGGATCGCCACCGCCGCGCACAATTAAGTTGCCCTGGAGGGTTCCTTGGGCGATCGGCCCGTCGGCCCAAATTTCCGTGATGAATTGATGGTTCGGATCCCAGGTTTCCAAAGCCGCCAAGGAAGTGGCCACCTTGGTCAAGGATGCGGCGGAGAGGGGGCGATCGCCCTGATGTTGGGCCAAAACGCGCCAGTTGGCTTGGAACCAAAGGCCCTGTTCAGCGGGGTCAATGCCGGCCGCCTTCAGGCGATCGAGATATTGCTGCACCGTTGCCTGTGCTTGGGGTTCTGCCTGGTTTGGCCCCCAAAACCAACTGCTGCCAACGCGATTCAGATAAGTCACGGCTCCCTGGTGGAGCAAGTCAACCCCGGGTGAGAGGGTGAGCAGCGTTGCGAGTCCCGTACCGATGAATCCTTGCACTGTTCTGAATGCCCTGATGAGTTCTCTGATTTGCTGCGTTGCCTATTCGCTGCGTCGCCACCGTCGCAGCAGGATCTGCAATTCCGGCAGGCGCAACTGCCAAGCCACGGCCCCAAAAACCCCTAAGCCCGCTGAACCCGCCAACACCAACAACAGCAATTGCT carries:
- a CDS encoding ADP-ribosylglycohydrolase family protein, coding for MLIPSPDQFAGSLVGQCLADAVGCRVEGYPPEVCANFVAQEVRLQQIGDRDRFPFPFGQYTDDSQLARELAQSYVAQGGFDPADYAARIAAIFAEERIVGRGLATESAAERLIQGVPWHEAGVPAPSAGNGSAMRAAPIGWFFSHDPDKLIAAACDQGYITHQDPRCSAGAVAIAGAVALALRGGAINPPDFLGQLSTWVAQVDRPFGEWVQMLTDWVLLSPTEAAVLIANAGRSPDQERSWPGISPFVIPSVLWSLYAFLRSPADYWETVCTSITVGGDVDTTAAMAGAISGAYLGLMALPQALAAQVNDRGSWGYQDLVNLAHQCHQQRFGKNPPTDRSSKEL
- a CDS encoding bifunctional acetate--CoA ligase family protein/GNAT family N-acetyltransferase; protein product: MTVASIALEVSPDRHPLDAIFVPRSVALIGATDREGSVGRTLLTNLLQNPFGGTVFPINPKRSNVLGVRAYPSIAEVPETVDLAVIATPAATVPDLIRDCGQAGVRGAIVLSAGFKEIGPAGIELEKRLLTEARRYNMRVVGPNCLGVMNPISGLNATFASAMARPGNVAFLSQSGAMCTAILDWSFREQVGFSSFVSIGSMLDVGWGDLIEYLGDDPRTHTIAIYMESVGDARAFLSAAREVALQKPIMVIKVGRTEAAAQAAASHTGSLSGSDAVLDAAFRRSGVLRVETIEDLFDMTEVLAKQPRPRGRKLIVLTNAGGPGVLAADEVVSGGGDLAELSPETIERLDQVLPPSWSRRNPIDILGDADPDRYSQALEIAAADPNGDGLLTILTPQAMTDPTQIAERLRPYAHCGKPILASWMGGSAVAAGEAILNQAGIFTLPYPDAATRVFNYMWRYSYNLRGLYETPNAVAGSFAAEPDRAAVTRIIQQAQAVGRNLLTEFEAKQILAAYGIPVVETRIATKLEEAVEIANDIGYPVALKLYSETITHKSDVGGVRLNLQNANEVRWAYLAIVAGVAIANRHKSPQTSSYTEEGDADPQRRVLTADFLGVTVQPMLKLDGYELILGSSVDPQFGPVLLFGLGGQLVEVFRDRALGLPPLNTTLARRMMEQTRIYKALQGVRGRAPVDLAALEQLLVRFSQLVVEQPWIKEIDINPLLAREAGQAVATGTTSSLIALDARVVLHPPMDPATLPRPAIRPYPIQYATPWTLRDGTTVNIRPIRPEDEPPLVRFHESLSEQTVYLRYFHALKLSQRISHERLSRICFIDYDREMALVAEGRDPSEEREILGVSRISKLHGSNEAEFAMLIRDRYQNQGLGTELLQRLVAIARDEKIDRLRGEILPNNAPMRHLCEKLGFQIQRAADITLAVLEL
- a CDS encoding glycosyltransferase, with the translated sequence MPNPAISVIIPAYNAAATLSQTIASVLAQTDPDFEIVVVDDGSIDQTWDCLQAWAARDARVRPFRFANGGQAIARNRGLAQARGQWIAFLDADDWWTPDKLAAQKAALAANPQAALAYSWTDYVDDRAAFSHRGSYVSLEGAVLPALLQLNFLENGSNPLIRRSALAAVGWPNPADPRPIAPFDPTLVPSEDWDLWLRLAARFPLVCVPRVQVLYRMAAGSQSANVARIARSGLACLRQAIAQHPHLAIHGPIAFGNFYKYLLYKYLAPRLDAVTLRLNPPDRQGLLGWQLGWHLLGHDPAFGRSPGAVKALLGLLLIGLCSPRLRANLLDRLGSRARWVNPQSLLGYIRRPSGSN
- a CDS encoding DUF4112 domain-containing protein, with protein sequence MNRRSSAASTPIATSGVTPQFSSQDWQRLKRVRAIATLMDNAIELPIVRYRVGLDPVIGLLPIGGDLVSFLLSVYLVWESARLGTPPALLTRMTVNIALETLAGAVPALGDLVDVAWKANAQNLQLLEAHLHAPDRGPGRVSKRFVLLLIGGLLLLTIATASLSLWLLQLAWQTLVGA
- a CDS encoding D-alanyl-D-alanine carboxypeptidase, giving the protein MQGFIGTGLATLLTLSPGVDLLHQGAVTYLNRVGSSWFWGPNQAEPQAQATVQQYLDRLKAAGIDPAEQGLWFQANWRVLAQHQGDRPLSAASLTKVATSLAALETWDPNHQFITEIWADGPIAQGTLQGNLIVRGGGDPMFVWEEAIALGNALQQLGINRVTGDLVIEGRFEMNFLPDPEDPNPPGPALGGTLLRQGINEAAWSPLLTRVHGAMPPGTAKPQVVIAGTVRPALDALPSASPNQLPNATTTPGTTTPVAGRRLLIRHRSLPLLSLLKQMNLYSNNFMAETLARQMGGGVKVAQQLRSLTGLSETELRSLNGSGLGQGNAFSPRAITAIGIALERRLQVLGIPEGVAALLPMAGRDRGTIARRKMPAGSAVKTGSLFNVSALSGFLPTRDRGLVWFSIQNRSTKVNSLRAEQDKLLTDLQTQWGGPPQPVVIPPPIEPFLGDPSRNEPIQT